From Brienomyrus brachyistius isolate T26 chromosome 18, BBRACH_0.4, whole genome shotgun sequence, one genomic window encodes:
- the LOC125712728 gene encoding serine/threonine-protein kinase SIK2-like isoform X1, with product MVMADCHLKPAHRGPVRVGFYDIERTLGKGNFAVVKLARHRITKTEVAIKIIDKTQLDAVNLEKIYREVKIMKMLDHPHIIKLYQVMETKNMLYLVTEYAKNGEIFDYLAGHGRLSEADARRKFWQILSAVEYCHNRHIVHRDLKAENLLLDGHMNIKIADFGFGNFFQPGEPLATWCGSPPYAAPEVFEGQQYEGPQLDIWSMGVVLYVLVCGALPFDGPTLPVLRQRVLEGRFRIPYFMSEDCEHLIRRMLVLDPSKRLSVAQIKEHRWMALEVPMRRPLLYQQGSAAGEGSGEAGVGEYSEQVLRLMHSLGIDQHKTIESLQSKSYNHFAAIYYLLVERLKAHRCSFPVEQRLDGRQRRPSTVAEQTVVKQASSGPPQVGLLPQNMRLLRSPVLLPASTDAFTFPQSPCPPEHSLMEEEVGTPKVNGCLLDPLPPMGMRKASGSLPSNMMETSIDEGIETEEPDTEDDPVHVLTALQASRFGQRRHTLSEVSNQPGAAPPTGKLFSLAHNPSLGSMDSEYDMGSVLSNHSLLEDTSLLSEAVPVGRVTPPFVGARPANPAMLALSSQYRETHNHSPVSFREGRRASDTSLTQGLVAFRQHLQNLARTKGILELNKVQMLYGQMGPEEELSLGPAGAYPHLQDLLDPQQQDGVARLPGGAQPPLLSRRQSLETHYLAHRLQNIGPLASSPGSCQMFCKEAPRSLEQQLQEHRLYQKRLHLQKQSQLQTYFNKMHIVEGSYPPRPSMGHLEAAAPGQSQGMPPLGQSQSGPQASPPFACAHPLSPLMEPSAEAQPYNPFLGPYLDLGPIPLPTQLPEPPNFSCLVSQEPHHQEQHQYPLDPGQPPPPSSQLEGCTVGYESLALPELDNPFLDCEMMETVDPQHGFVLVN from the exons ATGGTCATGGCGGACTGTCACCTAAAGCCAGCGCACCGGGGTCCGGTCCGAGTGGGTTTTTACGATATCGAGCGCACTTTAGGAAAAGGCAATTTTGCCGTGGTGAAGTTGGCGAGACACCGCATCACCAAGACCGAG GTGGCCATCAAGATCATTGACAAGACGCAGCTGGACGCAGTCAACCTGGAGAAGATCTACAGGGAGGTGAAGATCATGAAGATGCTGGACCACCCACATATTATCAAGCTGTACcag GTCATGGAGACGAAGAACATGCTGTACCTGGTGACCGAGTACGCCAAAAACGGGGAGATTTTCG ACTACCTGGCAGGCCACGGGCGGCTGAGCGAGGCCGACGCACGGCGCAAGTTCTGGCAAATCCTGTCCGCTGTGGAGTACTGCCACAACCGCCACATCGTCCACCGTGACCTGAAGGCAGAGAACCTGCTGTTGGATGGACATATGAACATCAAGATCGCAG ATTTTGGGTTTGGCAACTTCTTTCAACCGGGGGAGCCTCTGGCCACATGGTGTGGCAGCCCCCCCTACGCCGCCCCAGAGGTCTTCGAGGGCCAGCAGTACGAAGGCCCCCAGCTGGATATCTGG AGCATGGGTGTGGTCCTCTACGTTCTGGTGTGTGGCGCCCTCCCGTTCGATGGACCCACGCTGCCCGTGCTACGTCAGCGTGTGCTGGAGGGCCGCTTCCGGATCCCCTACTTCATGAGCGAAG ACTGCGAGCACCTGATTCGCCGCATGCTTGTGTTGGACCCGTCCAAGAGGCTGTCAGTGGCGCAGATCAAGGAGCACCGCTGGATGGCGCTGGAGGTGCCCAtgcggcgccccctgctgtacCAGCAGGGTTCTGCGGCTGGGGAGGGCAGCGGCGAGGCTGGCGTGGGCGAGTACAGTGAGCAGGTGCTACGGCTCATGCACAGCCTAGGCATTGACCAGCACAAGACCATCGAG TCCCTGCAGAGCAAGAGCTACAACCACTTTGCAGCTATCTACTACCTGCTGGTGGAGAGGCTGAAGGCTCACCGCTGTAGCTTCCCCGTGGAGCAGCGGCTCGACGGCCGGCAGCGCCGCCCCAGCACCGTCGCCGAGCAGACAGTCGTCAAG caggcaagcagtgGCCCCCCACAGGTGGGGCTCCTTCCACAGAACATGAGGCTCCTGCGTTCTCCGGTTCTCCTCCCAGCCTCCACCGACGCCTTCACCTTCCCACAATCCCCCTGCCCACCTGAGCACAGCCTCATGGAAGAGGAGGTTGGCACGCCCAAG GTCAACGGCTGCCTGCTGGATCCGCTGCCCCCCATGGGAATGCGCAAGGCCAGCGGCTCGCTGCCCAGCAACATGATGGAGACATCCATTGATGAGGGCATCGAGACGGAGGAGCCAGACACTGAGGACGACCCCGTGCATGTCCTCACCGCGCTGCAGGCATCCCGCTTTGGCCAGCGCCGGCACACGCTCTCTGAGGTCTCCAACCAGCCTGGcgcagcgccccctacag GGAAGCTCTTCAGCCTGGCCCACAACCCATCGCTGGGTAGCATGGACTCGGAGTACGATATGGGCTCTGTGCTCAGCAACCACAGCCTGTTGGAGGACACCAGCTTGCTAAGTGAGGCGGTCCCTGTGGGCCGCGTGACTCCACCCTTCGTGGGAGCACGACCCGCCAACCCCGCCATGCTGGCCCTGAGCTCCCAGTACCGGGAGACGCACAACCACTCACCCGTCAGCTTCCGAGAGGGTCGGCGCGCCTCTGACACCTCCCTCACTCAAG GCCTGGTCGCCTTCAGGCAGCATTTGCAGAACCTCGCCCGTACCAAGGGCATCCTGGAGCTGAACAAGGTGCAGATGCTGTACGGTCAGatgggcccagaagaggagcTGTCACTGGGGCCTGCTGGAGCCTACCCCCATCTGCAAGACCTTCTGGATCCCCAGCAGCAG GACGGAGTGGCCAGGCTCCCCGGTGGAGCCCAGCCCCCTTTGCTGTCCCGGCGACAGAGCCTGGAGACACACTATCTTGCACACAGACTGCAG AATATCGGCCCCTTGGCCAGCAGCCCTGGGAGCTGCCAGATGTTCTGCAAGGAGGCCCCGCGGAGTCTGGAGCAGCAGCTGCAGGAGCACAG ATTATACCAGAAGAGGCTCCACCTTCAGAAGCAGTCCCAGCTGCAGACCTATTTCAACAAAATGCACATTGTGGAGGGCTCCTACCCTCCACGTCCCTCGATGGGCCACCTGGAAGCTGCAGCTCCTGGCCAGTCACAGGGAATGCCCCCCCTGGGGCAGTCGCAAAGCGGCCCACAAGCTTCTCCCCCCTTCGCCTGTGCGCATCCCCTCAGTCCCTTAATGGAACCCAGCGCTGAGGCCCAGCCCTACAACCCCTTCCTGGGCCCCTACCTAGACCTGGGTCCCATCCCACTGCCCACGCAGCTCCCCGAGCCCCCAAACTTCAGCTGTCTGGTCTCTCAAGAGCCACACCACCAGGAACAGCACCAGTACCCCCTGGACCCGGGCCAGCCTCCGCCACCATCGAGTCAGCTCGAGGGCTGCACTGTGGGGTACGAGAGCCTGGCTTTGCCCGAGCTCGACAACCCGTTCCTGGACTGCGAGATGATGGAGACGGTGGATCCGCAGCACGGCTTTGTGCTGGTGAACTAA
- the LOC125712728 gene encoding serine/threonine-protein kinase SIK2-like isoform X2: MVMADCHLKPAHRGPVRVGFYDIERTLGKGNFAVVKLARHRITKTEVAIKIIDKTQLDAVNLEKIYREVKIMKMLDHPHIIKLYQVMETKNMLYLVTEYAKNGEIFDYLAGHGRLSEADARRKFWQILSAVEYCHNRHIVHRDLKAENLLLDGHMNIKIADFGFGNFFQPGEPLATWCGSPPYAAPEVFEGQQYEGPQLDIWSMGVVLYVLVCGALPFDGPTLPVLRQRVLEGRFRIPYFMSEDCEHLIRRMLVLDPSKRLSVAQIKEHRWMALEVPMRRPLLYQQGSAAGEGSGEAGVGEYSEQVLRLMHSLGIDQHKTIESLQSKSYNHFAAIYYLLVERLKAHRCSFPVEQRLDGRQRRPSTVAEQTVVKASSGPPQVGLLPQNMRLLRSPVLLPASTDAFTFPQSPCPPEHSLMEEEVGTPKVNGCLLDPLPPMGMRKASGSLPSNMMETSIDEGIETEEPDTEDDPVHVLTALQASRFGQRRHTLSEVSNQPGAAPPTGKLFSLAHNPSLGSMDSEYDMGSVLSNHSLLEDTSLLSEAVPVGRVTPPFVGARPANPAMLALSSQYRETHNHSPVSFREGRRASDTSLTQGLVAFRQHLQNLARTKGILELNKVQMLYGQMGPEEELSLGPAGAYPHLQDLLDPQQQDGVARLPGGAQPPLLSRRQSLETHYLAHRLQNIGPLASSPGSCQMFCKEAPRSLEQQLQEHRLYQKRLHLQKQSQLQTYFNKMHIVEGSYPPRPSMGHLEAAAPGQSQGMPPLGQSQSGPQASPPFACAHPLSPLMEPSAEAQPYNPFLGPYLDLGPIPLPTQLPEPPNFSCLVSQEPHHQEQHQYPLDPGQPPPPSSQLEGCTVGYESLALPELDNPFLDCEMMETVDPQHGFVLVN; encoded by the exons ATGGTCATGGCGGACTGTCACCTAAAGCCAGCGCACCGGGGTCCGGTCCGAGTGGGTTTTTACGATATCGAGCGCACTTTAGGAAAAGGCAATTTTGCCGTGGTGAAGTTGGCGAGACACCGCATCACCAAGACCGAG GTGGCCATCAAGATCATTGACAAGACGCAGCTGGACGCAGTCAACCTGGAGAAGATCTACAGGGAGGTGAAGATCATGAAGATGCTGGACCACCCACATATTATCAAGCTGTACcag GTCATGGAGACGAAGAACATGCTGTACCTGGTGACCGAGTACGCCAAAAACGGGGAGATTTTCG ACTACCTGGCAGGCCACGGGCGGCTGAGCGAGGCCGACGCACGGCGCAAGTTCTGGCAAATCCTGTCCGCTGTGGAGTACTGCCACAACCGCCACATCGTCCACCGTGACCTGAAGGCAGAGAACCTGCTGTTGGATGGACATATGAACATCAAGATCGCAG ATTTTGGGTTTGGCAACTTCTTTCAACCGGGGGAGCCTCTGGCCACATGGTGTGGCAGCCCCCCCTACGCCGCCCCAGAGGTCTTCGAGGGCCAGCAGTACGAAGGCCCCCAGCTGGATATCTGG AGCATGGGTGTGGTCCTCTACGTTCTGGTGTGTGGCGCCCTCCCGTTCGATGGACCCACGCTGCCCGTGCTACGTCAGCGTGTGCTGGAGGGCCGCTTCCGGATCCCCTACTTCATGAGCGAAG ACTGCGAGCACCTGATTCGCCGCATGCTTGTGTTGGACCCGTCCAAGAGGCTGTCAGTGGCGCAGATCAAGGAGCACCGCTGGATGGCGCTGGAGGTGCCCAtgcggcgccccctgctgtacCAGCAGGGTTCTGCGGCTGGGGAGGGCAGCGGCGAGGCTGGCGTGGGCGAGTACAGTGAGCAGGTGCTACGGCTCATGCACAGCCTAGGCATTGACCAGCACAAGACCATCGAG TCCCTGCAGAGCAAGAGCTACAACCACTTTGCAGCTATCTACTACCTGCTGGTGGAGAGGCTGAAGGCTCACCGCTGTAGCTTCCCCGTGGAGCAGCGGCTCGACGGCCGGCAGCGCCGCCCCAGCACCGTCGCCGAGCAGACAGTCGTCAAG gcaagcagtgGCCCCCCACAGGTGGGGCTCCTTCCACAGAACATGAGGCTCCTGCGTTCTCCGGTTCTCCTCCCAGCCTCCACCGACGCCTTCACCTTCCCACAATCCCCCTGCCCACCTGAGCACAGCCTCATGGAAGAGGAGGTTGGCACGCCCAAG GTCAACGGCTGCCTGCTGGATCCGCTGCCCCCCATGGGAATGCGCAAGGCCAGCGGCTCGCTGCCCAGCAACATGATGGAGACATCCATTGATGAGGGCATCGAGACGGAGGAGCCAGACACTGAGGACGACCCCGTGCATGTCCTCACCGCGCTGCAGGCATCCCGCTTTGGCCAGCGCCGGCACACGCTCTCTGAGGTCTCCAACCAGCCTGGcgcagcgccccctacag GGAAGCTCTTCAGCCTGGCCCACAACCCATCGCTGGGTAGCATGGACTCGGAGTACGATATGGGCTCTGTGCTCAGCAACCACAGCCTGTTGGAGGACACCAGCTTGCTAAGTGAGGCGGTCCCTGTGGGCCGCGTGACTCCACCCTTCGTGGGAGCACGACCCGCCAACCCCGCCATGCTGGCCCTGAGCTCCCAGTACCGGGAGACGCACAACCACTCACCCGTCAGCTTCCGAGAGGGTCGGCGCGCCTCTGACACCTCCCTCACTCAAG GCCTGGTCGCCTTCAGGCAGCATTTGCAGAACCTCGCCCGTACCAAGGGCATCCTGGAGCTGAACAAGGTGCAGATGCTGTACGGTCAGatgggcccagaagaggagcTGTCACTGGGGCCTGCTGGAGCCTACCCCCATCTGCAAGACCTTCTGGATCCCCAGCAGCAG GACGGAGTGGCCAGGCTCCCCGGTGGAGCCCAGCCCCCTTTGCTGTCCCGGCGACAGAGCCTGGAGACACACTATCTTGCACACAGACTGCAG AATATCGGCCCCTTGGCCAGCAGCCCTGGGAGCTGCCAGATGTTCTGCAAGGAGGCCCCGCGGAGTCTGGAGCAGCAGCTGCAGGAGCACAG ATTATACCAGAAGAGGCTCCACCTTCAGAAGCAGTCCCAGCTGCAGACCTATTTCAACAAAATGCACATTGTGGAGGGCTCCTACCCTCCACGTCCCTCGATGGGCCACCTGGAAGCTGCAGCTCCTGGCCAGTCACAGGGAATGCCCCCCCTGGGGCAGTCGCAAAGCGGCCCACAAGCTTCTCCCCCCTTCGCCTGTGCGCATCCCCTCAGTCCCTTAATGGAACCCAGCGCTGAGGCCCAGCCCTACAACCCCTTCCTGGGCCCCTACCTAGACCTGGGTCCCATCCCACTGCCCACGCAGCTCCCCGAGCCCCCAAACTTCAGCTGTCTGGTCTCTCAAGAGCCACACCACCAGGAACAGCACCAGTACCCCCTGGACCCGGGCCAGCCTCCGCCACCATCGAGTCAGCTCGAGGGCTGCACTGTGGGGTACGAGAGCCTGGCTTTGCCCGAGCTCGACAACCCGTTCCTGGACTGCGAGATGATGGAGACGGTGGATCCGCAGCACGGCTTTGTGCTGGTGAACTAA